The Deinococcus aquaticus genomic interval GTCTGCTCGAACTCGGCGCTGACCTCCTTGGCCGTGTCGAGGCGGGCCTGGATTTCCCGGAAGCGGTTGTCGCTGACGCGTTCACTGCCTTCTTCCTCTTCCTTCCAGAACTGCGCGCCGCCCGCGCCGCAGCAGAAGGAGTTCTCGCGGCTGCGTTCGAGTTCCAGCACCTCGCCCGCCATCTGGGTGATCAGGCTGCGGGGCGCGTCGTACACGCCGTTGTGGCGGCCCAGGTAGCAGGGGTCGTGGTACGTGACGTTCTGGTCGAGTTGCGTCAGGGGGAGTTTCCCGGCGGCGACCAGCGTTTCGAGGTACTCGGTGTGGTGGATGGTACGGTAGTCGCCGCCCAGCTGCTTGTACTCGTGCCCGATGGCGTTCATGCAGTGCGGGCAGGTCGCGACGATCAGTTTCGGGGCCACCTGGTTCAGCGTTTCGACGTTCTCGGCGGCCAGGGTCTGGTACAGGAACTCGTTGCCGGCGCGGCGGGCGCTGTCGCCCGTGCAGGCTTCCTTCTTGCCCAGCACGGCGTAGTTCACGCCGGCCTTGTCGAGCAGCTGCACGAAGGAGCGGGCGACCTTCTGCGCGCCGGGGTCGTAACTGGCGGCGCAACCGACCCAGTAGATGACGTCGGGTTCCGGGTTCTCGTCGATGGTGGGGACTTTCAGGCCCTCGGCCCATTCGAGGCGCTTGTCGCGGCTGATGCCCCAAGGGTTGCTGGCGCGTTCCATGCCACGGAAGGCCGTCTGGAGCTGCGGGGGGAACTCGCCGGCCACCATGACCTGATGGCGGCGGATGTCGATGATGTCAAGCATCTGCTCGTCCTGCACGGGGCAGACCTGCATGCAGGCGCCGCAGGTGGTGCAGGCCCACACGCTTTCCTCGTTGATAGCGAATTCCAGCAGGGGGTGCTGGGTAGCCGCGCCGCCCTCGAAGGGCGCGGGCTTGAGCGTGAAAGGGCTGGGGTGAGCAGCGATCACGTTCAGTTCCATGCGTTTGTTGATTTCCAGCGCGGCGGGGCTCAGGGCCTTGCCGGTCGCGTTGGCCGGGCACACGTCCTGGCAGCGGTTGCACTGGATGCAGGAGTACGCGTCGAGCAGGCGAGGCCATTCCAGGTCCTCGAGTTTCTCGGCGCCCAGTTTGGGTTCGTCGGCCTCCATGGCCTCTTCCAGCCCTTTCATGGGGGGCAGGACGCCGCTGCCGACGGGCCGCTTGAGGGCGTAGTTCAGGGGCGCCATGAAAATATGGATGTGCTTGGTGAACGGGAAGTACGCCAGGAACGCCAGGACGCTGCCGAGCGCGCCCCAGTACCCGAAGATGCGCCAGCCCTCGATGGCCTGTTCGCTGGCACCGCCGAACAGGGCGCGGCCCAGGGCGCTACTGAACGGCTGGAAGGCGTCGTAACCGCCCAGCACGCGGGATTCCTCGGCCATCTTGGCGGCGTTGCCGAGCACGCGGCTGCCCACGTGGAAGGTAATGAACGAAGAGACGATCAGGCTGTCGCGCAGGATGTAGTTGGCCCGCAGCAGCGGGTGCAGCAGGGTCTTGTCGGTGAAGCGGAAGTCGCGTTTGCTCGGCAGGAACAGGCGGCGGATCAGCAGGCTGATGACCCCCACGAGGACCAGCATGCTGAGCAGGTCGGCCAGGAAGTTGTACCCGGCGAGCAGCGGGCTGTCCTTGGAGTAGATGTGGAAGGGAATGTAGCCTTCGAGGCCGTCCACGACGTTTACGAGCAGGTAGTACACGAAGCCGTAGAAGATGAAGCTGTGCAGCACGCTGATGGTGGTGCGGCGGCGGAAGGTGCGCTCCTGGGTCAGGCTGACCCGGATGGCGTACAGCACGCGCTGGACGGGGTTCCCGGCGCGGTCCTCGCTGGCGGATGCGCCGCGCGCCACACGGCGGTACAGGCGGTAGAAGCCCCACAGGCCGAAGCCGCCGGCGATCAGGGCGAAGATGAAGAACAGCAGTTGGTGGATCAGGGGCAGCAAGGGGCAACTCCTTCAGGCAGGAAACGAGACGGGCGAAAACTTGTACCGAGTCAAAGTATGGGGAAAGTATAGGGGATGCCGGGCATCAGGGAATCACCCTCACCATACCCCCCCAGCCCGCCCCCGCGCCCGCCAGCGGCCCTCCCCCGGCCGGGCCGGCAGTACCACCGACCCCACCCCGAACATTCAAGGCCCGCCCGGCACCGCTCGCACCGTTCCAGGCGGCGCGGTGCGGTAGCGTGAACCCGTGAGTCTCACTGCGAACGAACTTCAGACGTACCTCAGCGCCCTCGTGACCGGCGACCTGAAACTCTCCACCATGATCTGGGGCCCCCCCGGCGTCGGCAAAAGCAGCGTCGTGGCGCAGGTCGCGCAGAGGCACGGCCTGGACTTCGTGGACGTCCGGCTCTCGCAGCTGGCCCCCACCGACCTGCGCGGCCTGCCTGTTCCCGAGGCCGACGGGCAGGGCGGCGGCGTGTCCCGCTGGTACCCGCCGGAATTCCTGCCGCGCGGCGGGCAGGGCGTGCTGTTCCTCGACGAGGTGAACATGGCCCCCCCCACCATGCAGGGCATGGCGCAGCAACTGATCCTCGACCGCCGGGTCGGCAGTTACGTGCTGCCCGACGGGTGGTTCGTGTGGGCCGCCGGGAACCGCAAGGAGGACCGCGCCAGCGTGTTCGACATGCCCGCCCCCCTCGCCAACCGCTTCCTGCACCTCACGGTCCGCCCGGACTTCGACTCGTGGCGCGCGTACGCCCTGGCGCGCGGCCTGCACGAGCACGTCATCGCGTTCCTGACCTTCCGGCCCGAACTGCTGTGGCGCCTGGACCCGCAGCAGCCCGCGTGGCCCAGCCCGCGCGCCTGGGAGATGGCCGCCCGCCTGCACCGCGCCGGACTGGACGCCACGCCCGCCATCGGGGACGCCGCCGGAGCGGAATTCAGCGCCTTCGTGCGTCTGTACGAGCAGC includes:
- a CDS encoding heterodisulfide reductase-related iron-sulfur binding cluster, which codes for MLPLIHQLLFFIFALIAGGFGLWGFYRLYRRVARGASASEDRAGNPVQRVLYAIRVSLTQERTFRRRTTISVLHSFIFYGFVYYLLVNVVDGLEGYIPFHIYSKDSPLLAGYNFLADLLSMLVLVGVISLLIRRLFLPSKRDFRFTDKTLLHPLLRANYILRDSLIVSSFITFHVGSRVLGNAAKMAEESRVLGGYDAFQPFSSALGRALFGGASEQAIEGWRIFGYWGALGSVLAFLAYFPFTKHIHIFMAPLNYALKRPVGSGVLPPMKGLEEAMEADEPKLGAEKLEDLEWPRLLDAYSCIQCNRCQDVCPANATGKALSPAALEINKRMELNVIAAHPSPFTLKPAPFEGGAATQHPLLEFAINEESVWACTTCGACMQVCPVQDEQMLDIIDIRRHQVMVAGEFPPQLQTAFRGMERASNPWGISRDKRLEWAEGLKVPTIDENPEPDVIYWVGCAASYDPGAQKVARSFVQLLDKAGVNYAVLGKKEACTGDSARRAGNEFLYQTLAAENVETLNQVAPKLIVATCPHCMNAIGHEYKQLGGDYRTIHHTEYLETLVAAGKLPLTQLDQNVTYHDPCYLGRHNGVYDAPRSLITQMAGEVLELERSRENSFCCGAGGAQFWKEEEEGSERVSDNRFREIQARLDTAKEVSAEFEQTGEVAPGKVLAVGCPFCKAMMNSSPEKQKRDDIIVKDVAELMLESVQRADGTWHQAAPTGPVAGATPLEQPEVASAPNAQTPMDRTGDRPGAGAPAAVVGETAAAVINAQPGSPDATQGTQPEVQAAHPETTARKSWKPKAASGDDVQTAAPTAETALVPAADAAPARKSWKPKAADDVSAAPAATEAAAPTPSAPADAPARKAWAPKAKATGSDDVNPAPVLAEAPAEDPARKAWAPKARAAETSKSAETSTDEAGATVQAAAGTPAPTPAAGERPKWKPGGAKAAAPASETPAAPVTDAPPASQPAEPVQVTQAVVSAPTGERKKWAPKAKAEGEQAAPTTEVALAPAEATPATLAEVPAAPAPTGERKKWNPRATPVSAAPTAPAAPAAVAAAPAPEVALITEHVHLEQVGENSLEEGQQATTAPDALPATGRKKWEPKKKS
- a CDS encoding ATP-binding protein, whose amino-acid sequence is MSLTANELQTYLSALVTGDLKLSTMIWGPPGVGKSSVVAQVAQRHGLDFVDVRLSQLAPTDLRGLPVPEADGQGGGVSRWYPPEFLPRGGQGVLFLDEVNMAPPTMQGMAQQLILDRRVGSYVLPDGWFVWAAGNRKEDRASVFDMPAPLANRFLHLTVRPDFDSWRAYALARGLHEHVIAFLTFRPELLWRLDPQQPAWPSPRAWEMAARLHRAGLDATPAIGDAAGAEFSAFVRLYEQLPDLGTVLEGRGAGLRLPDEPSVRYAAVVGLAARAQSADEAHHAFTWLADNAGPEWLQLYVATLVSKFQAIGQLADLADLIGRDERLATLVQSTLSLTESA